In Musa acuminata AAA Group cultivar baxijiao chromosome BXJ3-9, Cavendish_Baxijiao_AAA, whole genome shotgun sequence, a single genomic region encodes these proteins:
- the LOC103998202 gene encoding SUN domain-containing protein 1, which yields MSASTAAAIAASPATNNGASLSLDADTKSNAKRRTMVVVEKRVSADGLAEGAINGIVNGKDLSHTIRGESVIERRKDYSQLKKRLIASSTGSPRHKKAAPKPGKSKWQTVISVLTKNCLLLAVLVWLGQTIWRWSFSIGDNANSSLAAFDYESRISEVEISLKKTAKMLQVQLDVVDKKIGSEIGILTKELLEKVEKKGTLFEEELKKLAAKTDSLDKSLGEFKDKDLLSREEFETLLTELKNSKGVDDSNMNLDLDHIRMFARDIVWKEIEKHAADGLGRVDYALASGGAKVVRHSEPYGFGKGNGWFTTAKGRNRVHASANKMLEPSFGEPGQCFPLQGSSGFVEIKLRTGIIPEAVTLEHVSKSVAYDRSSAPKDCQVSAWFESSEEDPSGGVKKVFALTEFSYDLEKSNTQTFDVEARDSGDVVNMVRLDFTSNHGSAALTCIYRFRVHGHEPSTSATMGLQP from the exons ATGTCTGCTTCCACTGCTGCAGCAATCGCGGCATCGCCGGCCACCAATAATGGTGCATCTCTGAGTTTAGATGCAGACACAAAATCGAATGCAAAGAGGAGAACGATGGTGGTCGTGGAGAAGAGGGTGAGTGCCGATGGGCTTGCTGAAGGGGCGATAAATGGGATTGTTAATGGGAAGGATCTAAGCCATACGATAAGGGGAGAATCTGTGATTGAGAGAAGAAAAGATTATTCACAGTTGAAGAAGCGGTTGATTGCTTCATCCACAGGATCCCCACGGCACAAGAAAGCAGCACCAAAACCTGGGAAATCCAAGTGGCAAACTGTCATTAGTGTCCTTACCAAGAACTGCTTGCTTCTTGCAGTCCTCGTATGGTTGGGGCAGACTATTTGGAGATGGAGTTTCAGCATAGGAGACAATGCGAACTCTTCACTTGCTGCTTTTGATTATGAAAGCAGGATTTCTGAAGTTGAGATATCTTTAAAGAAGACTGCTAAGATGTTGCAGGTACAACTAGATGTAGTAGATAAGAAAATTGGAAGTGAGATAGGGATTTTGACCAAAGAATTGTTGGAGAAAGTCGAAAAAAAAGGAACATTGTTTGAGGAGGAGTTGAAGAAGTTGGCAGCTAAAACTGATTCTTTGGACAAGTCTTTGGGCGAATTCAAGGACAAGGATCTGCTATCAAGGGAAGAATTTGAAACTCTTCTGACTGAGTTAAAAAACAGTAAAGGTGTAGACGATAGtaatatgaatttggatttggaTCACATTAGGATGTTTGCCAGGGATATTGTTTGGAAAGAGATAGAAAAGCATGCAGCTGATGGTCTTGGAAGGGTTGATTATGCTTTAGCTTCTGGTGGGGCCAAGGTGGTTAGGCATTCAGAGCCCTATGGTTTTGGCAAAGGTAACGGTTGGTTCACAACTGCTAAAGGTCGTAACAGAGTTCATGCTAGTGCAAACAAGATGCTGGAGCCTAGCTTTGGAGAACCTGGCCAGTGTTTTCCTCTTCAAGGAAGCAGTGGATTTGTTGAAATTAAGCTAAGAACAGGGATCATACCTGAGGCTGTCACGCTGGAGCATGTCTCTAAG AGTGTGGCTTACGACAGATCGAGTGCCCCCAAAGATTGCCAGGTCTCTGCTTGGTTTGAATCCTCCGAGGAAGACCCATCTGGTGGTgtgaagaaggtttttgccttaacTGAGTTCTCCTACGACCTCGAGAAGAGCAACACACAAACGTTCGATGTAGAGGCGAGGGACTCCGGCGACGTCGTCAACATGGTTCGGCTCGACTTCACCTCCAACCATGGGAGTGCTGCTCTGACCTGCATCTATCGCTTCAGGGTGCACGGTCACGAGCCCAGTACATCTGCAACCATGGGTTTGCAGCCCTGA